The Arachis ipaensis cultivar K30076 chromosome B10, Araip1.1, whole genome shotgun sequence DNA window CTGGGTGCAAGGCAAGGATATATGTAAAGTTTGATAAGGACATGCAAGAGTGGGTTTTGTTCAAGGTTGAGTTGAGGCACTCACACCCATGTTCAGCGAGAAAGGCGGTGTACTACCATGAGTTTAGGGACCTGACCATGCATGCGAAGTGTGTGACCGAGGATAATGATAAGGCTGGGATTCGACCAAACAAGACATCCCTAGCTTTAGCAAATGAGGATAGGGGCCCGTCTAACCTGGGATTCTCAGAAAAGGAATTAAGAAACTATATTACAGCAAGGCCCCAAACCAGCAACGTGAATGCGGATGTGAGGGAGATGATGAACTACTTCATGAGAATGAAGGACATCAATCCTAACTTCTTCTACGCGGTGAAGTTGGACGAGGAGTGTAAATTTAGGAGTGCAGTATGGGTAGATGCAAGGTGTAGGGTGTCGTATGAATATTTCGGAGACATCATGTCAGTTGGTAGCACCTATAGTACAAACCGGTATGAAGTAGTTATGTTGgtgtttttttctttattttttttattttgttcggTCGTGATTGGAATTTcttatttttggttgatttttcGTGTAGGCATGGATTACCATTTGTGTCGTTCGTCGGTGTCAACCACCATAGTAAGTCGACCCTCCTCGGTTGTGCTCTGTTGGAGAATGAGGAAATCCTAAGTTATGAGTGGGTTTTCAGCCAATGGGTGAAGTGCTTGGGAACTGCTTCACAACAGATCATCACCGATCAATGCAGATTCATTTTTCGTGCGATCAGAAATACGTTACCCGATACACGCCACTGGTGGTGCATCTGGCACATTACGAAGAAGTTACTGCACAAGCTTGGAGGTTATCGCTGTAACACCTTCACTATCAGAAGtcatgcttccggctgcgctactctgatagcaagaagtattacgactactttacatactaaatattaaaataggagcctatgactcgacactgtatcgctgatttctttgaaaaacagaaataaatactttaccttaagaaaaatacaaacaagcatagattcatatacaagactccttacataataattcaatatattatatatataaaacatacaattcctatccctcttacaaacttgtaataacaaagacgagggaagaaaataatctagtTAATACAAAcagcatataaaccaaacgcattataactcttcttaatgcttcttcatccggttcctgaaaaggtaaagctgtagggggtgagaacctaaccacacggtctcaccacggagtttcaaagttgtcataagaagatatttaataagaaaattgttttcaagctcagtgattatcattgccttatgaatattttaaaaccaataggaaatcgttcaaaactttttcaaagaaacaatgtttaatcctTCAGAAGtccgaaacctttcctttcttataagaaaaaatcaatcagaaaccaaccacgcaatcaaacaacacagtcactaattcagcaccaaagttcattctcaaatgtagcacgccaggacaaacacaggcaagacagacaaggaaagcacaagtaggtagcagttacagaaaatagttcaagtagcagttaagaacagtttagcaattaggcaaaccaaaacaagttcaaacccaagcaaagcatacaaatgcatatgatgcatgcctgtcctatggctgataaggctcatctgtcggttatccagccaacccgacaagtctgaattgtccttagactgtcccccgacgtggatccccaagagtctatacatagctttttctcaaataatcaatattgctcaatgggggtaacatgggaatttatatagtgcccggtcacacttacgtcgtagggtcaacagagtatcgagttttcaacctggtacacgtggtggcaagccacggcacttaatccagggaacctcgtatctcagatatttcaaattcataagccatataaataattcattcatcattcatcaatatctaagccattctcaatatcatcatcattcatcaatccatatcccatttccaaattcattcaaaaaacatatttcaaatcaatcctcatcaaCCTTCTTTCCGTTAATcaacaatctcaatccaaaacataattctttctttgataaataaagtaATTTTAAACCACATAATgcttaaaattaaacctttttaaaataactacttcaaatgaaacttctaattttataaaatttcggcagcatctcctctaaaactcagattctgccacccttttcgggtcccaacaaaatcATTTCTCAAACTCCTTTTCAACGGTTTCAAATCCAAGTCATTCACAAATCTCAAGCCATTTTCCAAACCCAAATTAACTCTAACATCAAATCATTTTTCAATTCTCAAATTATACTTGATAAACATTCAAATCAGATTTTCAAATTAATCTTCAACTCACTATCTCAATACAAACTTAATATTCAGAAATAGCCACAGTCAAGTAAACAATCACATTCATTCAAGGCAATTCAGTTCAATTGATAAGACTCCATAATCACTAAAAATGTTTATTTGCTtaaatatcaatttataacaactcttaagaataaaaatgagtttAATGAAAACTCCCCTACCTCAATTTAGTTTAAACGCATCAATTCCTCTTTCGTTCATCACTTCTGTTTGGCTCATGATCCTTAAAGAGAGCAATTGCCTTACCAGCCTTCGATATTATAGTCCTATAATCTCCAACATCAGCAACATAGAGATGGTTATCAATTAAAACAACGGTTCAAGCAGTAGAGCCATCATCCCAGAAAATGTCTTTTTCAAAATACAGAAATTAAGAATTAGTACCTTGATACATTTCACTTATAGCCAATTTGGCATCAGTAAAAGATTTTGGATGCTTCATGAGATTATCAAAGAGATGCTCTTTCAAATACTCTGCACCACGAAAACCACCATGACCATCAAATACTCCAAGTAAGCATACTGAATGACCACCAATTTTTAATGTTTTAATATCGTAAAAATCCTCCATCGATACTTTCTTCCCTCTGAAGCTTGAATACCCACAGCTAAGCCTTCCATCCTCACTATTCCACCCTCCACTTGCAAACCGGCCATCATCATCTTTTTCTGGCATCATATCTACAAGGAAATCAGCACTTCTTGACACGGAACCCGTATCCACCATCATTACTGTGAATGTCTTGAATTGGAGAGTAGGTGAATAAGAAATTCTAGGGACAGCTTGCAAACTTCTCCTAGTGTTGTTTATTCTCACTCATTTGGCAAAGGTTCTAGCTTGAACAACCAAAGACCTTACACAACTGCTGCATACCATCTAAACGACTAACCAAGAAGACAAGGTTTCCGGCGGTAGCTGAATAACTCACAATAACAACTtcattcaacataaacactccctCACAATAGTAACGGAACAACTTAAGCATACACAACGAGATCAGAAATAAGGGTAAGGCTTACCAGAACAGTAGCGACTTCAACGGTGGTTCTCTGGCGACAACGGCGCCGTTCTCCGGCAATAGAAGCACGGCTACAGCAACGGCAGTGGCAGAATAGCAACTCCAAGAATCCAACCACTAAACCAATCTTCGCCAAATTCCAAACCTTGATTTTGGAAAACCCAATCTACGAATCTTCCTCATCAAACTCCGATGACACAGTGCAACTCACCGGCGTCCATGGCAGCGGCGAAGATGAAGCACGGCAGTGAGCTGCTATGTACATCACATCTTTTCCTCTCTCCTTCGTCCAATGGCAACAACGACGGCAAGGGTTCTAGCGGCGACGCGAATGCTTTCAACAGACGGCGGTGGCGGCTCTGATTACGACGACAAGGTGCGGCGGTAGTGACGAGGCAGTAGTAGTGTGTGACGATGGTGGTGCGAGCTGGACAGCGGCGACCTCTTCTCCTCCCTCTCCATCCTCGGCTCTCTTCTCCCCTTCGTTCTCCCTCTTCTCTATTTCCGTTTCCCCCTTTTCTCCTTTCTTCCCCCTCTCTGTTTTTTTccctttctccttttctttccttttcttttcttttgtttttgctgAAGGCTGAGGCGTAAGGGATGAGGGGGTGACGGTGATAAATTAGGGTTAGGATAAAGTGGTTtagataattttaataaaattagaggtacaatgtattaattaaaaatctaatttaatccctcaaaattattttaaaatactaGTTAATTATAAATTTGCTAATTAACTTCTaataagtattttaatttaaaattagagataatataatttattttctttgtttataaaattaaagtattaaattctgaaatctcaattatttaaattaaatcatataaaatttttatccTTTTATAACTGTTAAgttgtataatttaaatatagaaaattactCAATGATTATGAGAttaagtaaaatttttaatttaattatccaaacttaatttaattacttttaataaaataatttttaaaataaagtctttaataaataaataaattgaaactaactcataataatatatatgttttttaaaaaaaatctgggtcttacatcctatccaccttataaaaattttcgNNNNNNNNNNNNNNNNNNNNNNNNNNNNNNNNNNNNNNNNNNNNNNNNNNNNNNNNNNNNNNNNNNNNNNNNNNNNNNNNNNNNNNNNNNNNNNNNNNNNNNNNNNNNNNNNNNNNNNNNNNNNNNNNNNNNNNNNNNNNNNNNNNNNNNNNNNNNNNNNNNNNNNNNNNNNNNNNNNNNNNNNNNNNNNNNNNNNNNNNNNNNNNNNNNNNNNNNNNNNNNNNNNNNNNNNNNNNNNNNNNNNNNNNNNNNNNNNNNNNNNNNNNNNNNNNNNNNNNNNNNNNNNNNNNNNNNNNNNNNNNNNNNNNNNNNNNNNNNNNNNNNNNNNNNNNNNNNNNNNNNNNNNNNNNNNNNNNNNNNNNNNNNNNNNNNNNNNNNNNNNNNNNNNNNNNNNNNNNNNNNNNNNNNNNNNNNNNNNNNNNNNNNNNNNNNNNNNNNNNNNNNNNNNNNNNNNNNNNNNNNNNNNNNNNNNNNNNNNNNNNNNNNNNNNNNNNNNNNNNNNNNNNNNNNNNNNNNNNNNNNNNNNNNNNNNNNNNNNNNNNNNNNNNNNNNNNNNNNNNNNNNNNNNNNNNNNNNNNNNNNNNNNNNNNNNNNNNNNNNNNNNNNNNNNNNNNNNNNNNNNNNNNNNNNNNNNNNNNNNNNNNNNNNNNNNNNNNNNNNNNNNNNNNNNNNNNNNNNNNNNNNNNNNNNNNNNNNNNNNNNNNNNNNNNNNNNNNNNNNNNNNNNNNNNNNNNNNNNNNNNNNNNNNNNNNNNNNNNNNNNNNNNNNNNNNNNNNNNNNNNNNNNNNNNNNNNNNNNNNNNNNNNNNNNNNNNNNNNNNNNNNNNNNNNNNNNNNNNNNNNNNNNNNNNNNNNNNNNNNNNNNNNNNNNNNNNNNNNNNNNNNNNNNNNNNNNNNNNNNNNNNNNNNNNNNNNNNNNNNNNNNNNNNNNNNNNNNNNNNNNNNNNNNNNNNNNNNNNNNNNNNNNNNNNNNNNNNNNNNNNNNNNNNNNNNNNNNNNNNNNNNNNNNNNNNNNNNNNNNNNNNNNNNNNNNNNNNNNNNNNNNNNNNNNNNNNNNNNNNNNNNNNNNNNNNNNNNNNNNNNNNNNNNNNNNNNNNNNNNNNNNNNNNNNNNNNNNNNNNNNNNNNNNNNNNNNNNNNNNNNNNNNNNNNNNNNNNNNNNNNNNNNNNNNNNNNNNNNNNNNNNNNNNNNNNNNNNNNNNNNNNNNNNNNNNNNNNNNNNNNNNNNNNNNNNNNNNNNNNNNNNNNNNNNNNNNNNNNNNNNNNNNNNNNNNNNNNNNNNNNNNNNNNNNNNNNNNNNNNNNNNNNNNNNNNNNNNNNNNNNNNNNNNNNNNNNNNNNNNNNNNNNNNNNNNNNNNNNNNNNNNNNNNNNNNNNNNNNNNNNNNNNNNNNNNNNNNNNNNNNNNNNNNNNNNNNNNNNNNNNNNNNNNNNNNNNNNNNNNNNNNNNNNNNNNNNNNNNNNNNNNNNNNNNNNNNNNNNNNNNNNNNNNNNNNNNNNNNNNNNNNNNNNNNNNNNNNNNNNNNNNNNNNNNNNNNNNNNNNNNNNNNNNNNNNNNNNNNNNNNNNNNNNNNNNNNNNNNNNNNNNNNNNNNNNNNNNNNNNNNNNNNNNNNNNNNNNNNNNNNNNNNNNNNNNNNNNNNNNNNNNNNNNNNNNNNNNNNNNNNNNNNNNNNNNNNNNNNNNNNNNNNNNNNNNNNNNNNNNNNNNNNNNNNNNNNNNNNNNNNNNNNNNNNNNNNNNNNNNNNNNNNNNNNNNNNNNNNNNNNNNNNNNNNNNNNNNNNNNNNNNNNNNNNNNNNNNNNNNNNNNNNNNNNNNNNNNNNNNNNNNNNNNNNNNNNNNNNNNNNNNNNNNNNNNNNNNNNNNNNNNNNNNNNNNNNNNNNNNNNNNNNNNNNNNNNNNNNNNNNNNNNNNNNNNNNNNNNNNNNNNNNNNNNNNNNNNNNNNNNNNNNNNNNNNNNNNNNNNNNNNNNNNNNNNNNNNNNNNNNNNNNNNNNNNNNNNNNNNNNNNNNNNNNNNNNNNNNNNNNNNNNNNNNNNNNNNNNNNNNNNNNNNNNNNNNNNNNNNNNNNNNNNNNNNNNNNNNNNNNNNNNNNNNNNNNNNNNNNNNNNNNNNNNNNNNNNNNNNNNNNNNNNNNNNNNNNNNNNNNNNNNNNNNNNNNNNNNNNNNNNNNNNNNNNNNNNNNNNNNNNNNNNNNNNNNNNNNNNNNNNNNNNNNNNNNNNNNNNNNNNNNNNNNNNNNNNNNNNNNNNNNNNNNNNNNNNNNNNNNNNNNNNNNNNNNNNNNNNNNNNNNNNNNNNNNNNNNNNNNNNNNNNNNNNNNNNNNNNNNNNNNNNNNNNNNNNNNNNNNNNNNNNNNNNNNNNNNNNNNNNNNNNNNNNNNNNNNNNNNNNNNNNNNNNNNNNNNNNNNNNNNNNNNNNNNNNNNNNNNNNNNNNNNNNNNNNNNNNNNNNNNNNNNNNNNNNNNNNNNNNNNNNNNNNNNNNNNNNNNNNNNNNNNNNNNNNNNNNNNNNNNNNNNNNNNNNNNNNNNNNNNNNNNNNNNNNNNNNNNNNNNNNNNNNNNNNNNNNNNNNNNNNNNNNNNNNNNNNNNNNNNNNNNNNNNNNNNNNNNNNNNNNNNNNNNNNNNNNNNNNNNNNNNNNNNNNNNNNNNNNNNNNNNNNNNNNNNNNNNNNNNNNNNNNNNNNNNNNNNNNNNNNNNNNNNNNNNNNNNNNNNNNNNNNNNNNNNNNNNNNNNNNNNNNNNNNNNNNNNNNNNNNNNNNNNNNNNNNNNNNNNNNNNNNNNNNNNNNNNNNNNNNNNNNNNNNNNNNNNNNNNNNNNNNNNNNNNNNNNNNNNNNNNNNNNNNNNNNNNNNNNNNNNNNNNNNNNNNNNNNNNNNNNNNNNNNNNNNNNNNNNNNNNNNNNNNNNNNNNNNNNNNNNNNNNNNNNNNNNNNNNNNNNNNNNNNNNNNNNNNNNNNNNNNNNNNNNNNNNNNNNNNNNNNNNNNNNNNNNNNNNNNNNNNNNNNNNNNNNNNNNNNNNNNNNNNNNNNNNNNNNNNNNNNNNNNNNNNNNNNNNNNNNNNNNNNNNNNNNNNNNNNNNNNNNNNNNNNNNNNNNNNNNNNNNNNNNNNNNNNNNNNNNNNNNNNNNNNNNNNNNNNNNNNNNNNNNNNNNNNNNNNNNNNNNNNNNNNNNNNNNNNNNNNNNNNNNNNNNNNNNNNNNNNNNNNNNNNNNNNNNNNNNNNNNNNNNNNNNNNNNNNNNNNNNNNNNNNNNNNNNNNNNNNNNNNNNNNNNNNNNNNNNNNNNaggcaagacagacaaggaaagcacaagtatgtagcagttacagcaaatagttcaagtagcagttgagaacagtttagcaattaggcaaagcaaaacaagttcaaacccaagcaaagcatacaaatgcatatgatgcatgcctgtcctatggctgatgaggctcatctgtcggttatccagccaacccgacaagtctgaattgtccttagactgtcccccgacgtgcatccccaagagtctgaattgtccttagctcaatgggggtaacattcccgggaatttatatagtgcccggtcacacttacgtcgtagggtcaacagagtatcgagttttcaacctggtacacgtggtggcaagccacggcacttaatccagggaacctcgtatctcagatatttcaaattcataagccataaaaataattcattcatcattcatcaatatctaagccattctcaatatcatcatcattcgtcaatccatatcccatttccaaattcattcaaaaatcatatttcaaatcaatcaTCATCACCCTTCTTTCCGTTAATCAACAATCTCAATCCCAAAcaaaattctttctttgataaataaagtaATCTTAAACCACATGATAATgcttaaaattaaacctttttaaaataactacttcaaatgaaacttctaattttataaaatttcggcagcatctcctctaaaactcggattcagccacccttttcgggtcccaacaaaaccatttctcaaactcctttcaattcaatttcaaaatcagaCCAATTTCAATATCTCAGaccattttcaatttaaactcatTTTTCAACAAATCAAACTTATTTCTAATGTTATAATCCTTTCCAGATTTCAATTCATTTCCAACAAAGCCAACCAACATTTACTCAGACCCTTTTCAATGGTTTCAAATCCGAGTCATTCACAAATCTCAAGCCGTTTTCCAAACCCAAATTAACTCTAACATCAAATCATTTTCCAATTCTCAAATTATACTTGATAAACATTCAAATCAGATTTTCAAATTAATCTTCCACTCACTATCTCAATACCAACTCAATATTCAGAAATAGCCACAATTAAGTAAGCA harbors:
- the LOC107620799 gene encoding protein FAR1-RELATED SEQUENCE 5-like, with protein sequence MECDMFELMGCVPFAVGNENSSNPHENVPDHFVVDVSNRISYAMQLLDVIEVGSEERDLGYELLDHGCLQEDEIPRVGMRFAQLQMAHEFYVTYAKKIGFVTKIRMATCDKNIKKPVNQAIHCNRDGFCGSRVKAPTQKNTISAAGCKARIYVKFDKDMQEWVLFKVELRHSHPCSARKAVYYHEFRDLTMHAKCVTEDNDKAGIRPNKTSLALANEDRGPSNLGFSEKELRNYITARPQTSNVNADVREMMNYFMRMKDINPNFFYAVKLDEECKFRSAVWVDARCRVSYEYFGDIMSVGSTYSTNRHGLPFVSFVGVNHHKIRYPIHATGGASGTLRRSYCTSLEVIAVTPSLSEVMLPAALL